TCTTCACAAGATCTTCATATCCTCCTGTTAAAGTATAATTAACAACAAACAAAACAAGGAGGAATTTAAAAATGATTAAACGTTTAGGAGTAGTTTTAACAGTAGGAGCACTTGCTTTAGCTCTACTTATCACACCTGGAGAACTTCTTGGAGCAGAAACAGCAGAAGGTTTTGGTGCTAACGGCCAAAGAGGGCCAGCTGAAGATGAAAGGTATGAAGGAAATGCTAGATTTGAAGAAAGAGATGAACTTCGCATCCAAAAAATCGAAGAACTTGTTGAAGAAGGAGCTATTTCAGAGGAAGAAGGCGATGAACTACTAGAAGCAATTGAAGAAAGAAAAAGTTTTGAAAGAGGAGAATGTCCTGCAGATGGACCAAGAAACTGTGATGTTAACCTAGAATTAAGAGAGCGTTTTGAAAGTGAAGATGGTGAAGAAACAAGAAATGGTTTTGGTTTTGGCAGAAGAGGCATGGGCCATGGATTTAACAGATAACAACTAATAAATTCCTGCACTGCACACCACGCACACCACAATAAAAAGAAAAAGAGTAGCGGTTCACATAATAAACCGCTACTCTTTCTTTTTTACTGCTCAATTAGCTTTCTTCTTTTTCGTTCAAATTGTTGTTTAAAAATATCCCATCTGTAAGAACAGCCATAGATTTTTCAATTAATTCTTCATTTGGTTTTTCTCCATCAATTATAATATAATAACAGATCACCTGCTGTTCTACACCGCGAAATATTCTAGTATACAAATTTGAGTCACCAAATGCAACTTTACCATTTTTTATGCCTTTTTCAAATTCACTTTTTAACTTCTCTATGAATAATCCTCTAATATCTATCAACCACTCATAAAGCGTCCCTGTAGACAAAATATCTGATGTAAAAAGAAATCTAGCTACATCTTGATTTTCCCATAAGAATTCAGTTTCTTTTTGCAGCAGCAGTTTTAGCTTGTCAACAAGAGGCATATCTTTGTTCAAAATTGCCATTTTTAACTCTTTATACTCTCTAATACCTTCTTTCATCATTTCTTCAAATAGTTCTTCTTTACTACTAAAATAAAGATAAACCGAACCTTTAGCAATATCAGCTTCCTTTGCAACCTCATCGACTTTAGCATCATGAAAACCTTTTTGCCCAAAAACTTTTCTCGCTGCATCAAGGATCAACTGTTTTTTAATCTTTCTTCACCTCTTTTCAGATAAAATCATAAATAATGATTCTGGTGCAAGAAGTCTATTCACATAAGCTAATTGTTTTTAGATGTATTACAATTAAAACAAAACCTTAGTTCATATGACTTGTTGCACCAGAATCAAATAATTTATTTGTAATATCAATAATTAATAGTATCTTCACCTGCTGTCACCTGGGGTTTTTGACTTTTATTCTTGATTCTTTCACTTACGTCATCCATCAAAGTATAAATAACTGGCACTACCACCAAAGTCAACAAGGTGGAAACCAAAAGACCACCAATAGTAACAGTAGCCATAGGAGCAATAGCTTCTGCTCCTTCACCAATACCAAGGGCTAAAGGCAGCATACCAATTACTGTAGTTAAAGTTGTCATCAAAATAGGCCTAAGCCTTTTCTTGCCTGCCTCCATAATAGCCTCTTGGCGCGGGGTATCCCTGTCCCGGTACAACAGATTGATGTAATCAACCATTACTATACCATTATTTACTACTATCCCGGCGAGCATTATTATCCCTATAAAAGCAATAATGCTAAAAGTCCGTCCTGTAATCAAAAGCGACCCAACAATTCCAAGCATTGTCAAAGGCAAGGTAAACATTATAATAAAAGGATATAACAAAGATCCAAACTGGGATGCCATCACCATATAAACCAAAACCACAGCAAGAGCTAATGCTACTTTTAGCTCATCAAACGCCTGTACAGTATCCCGGTAAATACCCATATATTCGATACTATACCCAGAGGGTAAATCGAGCTTTCCTACCTCTCCTTGTATATCATCCATAACAGAGCCAAGGTCTCTGTCCGAAATCTGACCTGTTATTGACCCAGAGCGCATTTGGTCTTGACGCTCAATATCTCTTGGAGCTTCCCCAAAGCTAAGCTCTGAAATCTCTTCTAAAGGAACCACTTCTTCTGATGGAGTCTGGACTAAAAATGATGAAACAGTAGACAGGTCCCACTTTTCTGGATGTTCCATCATTATATTCATATCATACTCTTCTCCATCCTCACGATATAGCGACACCAGCTCACCATCTAAGGCTGTATTCATATAGCCCCCGAGTTGATATGGAGTCAAACCATAAGTAAGTGCCCTATCTCTATTCAAATCAACAGTTAATTGCGGGGCTAATTCATCAAAACTTGTATCTACTTCACTTGTACCTTCTACACCTTCTACAATTTCAGATATTTCTTCTGTCAGTTGTTCTAATTCATCTAAATCGTCTCCTCTAACAGCAATATCAATATCTTCCTCCATCCCGGCAGCACCTGCTACCATATCCTGATCAATAACCACCGTGCTAATTCCAGGTGCCTGTGGTAGAATCTTTCTGATTTCCTCAGCAACCTGAAAAGTATCTCTATCTCTTTCATTTTGGTCAACAAGCATAACCTCGATACTACCTACGTTAGAGACCTCTTCATCCATCAAACCACCGCCGCCAATACTAGAAAAGGTAGATTCCACCTCATCTATTTCTGATATTTTATTTGCATATCGGTCAATGGTGTCTTCAGTATCATCAATATGACTTCCTACAGGTGTATTTATATTAACAGTAATTTCACCCGTATCCATAGGCGGCAAAAACTCAAAACCTACCATAGGTATCATCAGTATAGAGCTTATCAGTACTACAACAAAAAGAGCTCCTATTTTCATACGGTTAGCAAGGCTCCAACCAATAATCTTTTCATATTTAACTGTCATTTTTTCCAACATATTGTTAAAAGCTATCGTTATTTTATCAGATCTCTTATTCAAGTCCATATCAGCAGGAATAAACTTTGTTGTCATCACAGGAATAACTCCAGCTGCCACTAATAGAGAAGCCAATAGAGCAAAAGTAACCGTCCACGCAAGGGGAGTAAATATAATACTTGCCACACCTTCTACAAAGACAATAGGCAAAAAAGCAATCACACTGGTTATTGTCGCTGCAGCAATAGCACCTACAACCTCATTACTTCCATCAACTGCTGCCTGGTTAGGTGATAGTCCTTCCTCTCTTTTTCTAAAAATATTTTCTAATATAACTATAGCACTATCCACCATCATCCCAATTCCAAGAGCTAAGCCGCCAAGAGTGATGAAATTCAGTGTATATTCTCTAAAATAAATCAGATTA
The Natranaerofaba carboxydovora genome window above contains:
- a CDS encoding TetR/AcrR family transcriptional regulator; translated protein: MILDAARKVFGQKGFHDAKVDEVAKEADIAKGSVYLYFSSKEELFEEMMKEGIREYKELKMAILNKDMPLVDKLKLLLQKETEFLWENQDVARFLFTSDILSTGTLYEWLIDIRGLFIEKLKSEFEKGIKNGKVAFGDSNLYTRIFRGVEQQVICYYIIIDGEKPNEELIEKSMAVLTDGIFLNNNLNEKEES
- a CDS encoding efflux RND transporter permease subunit, which codes for MNLPSLGIKQPVAVLMVILGVLLIGVIAVSETNVDLFPDIDLPAIMITTPYEGAGPQEVENMVTSNLEDALSTVDGIDTVMSTSRPGESEIILRFDWGSDMDGAALEVREMVDMVMEELPDDIGRPSVMQLDPDMLPVITAGIEGAQGKDEITDTAENVIVNRIERLDGVALAEVAGGVEREVQIKVDPYKMSAYGISIQELGELLYASNVDMSGGQVTEGQRDYLIEIEGEFETVDEVENLIVAESGGVPVRLGEIAEVEDTMERQRPITKIDGESSVSISVRKESEANTVEVANSVTEEFDRIEEELPGDLHFVVTSDQSEFIEASISTLVNMGVTGAIIAMIVLWLFLGNVKATIIIGAAIPISVIATFNLIYFREYTLNFITLGGLALGIGMMVDSAIVILENIFRKREEGLSPNQAAVDGSNEVVGAIAAATITSVIAFLPIVFVEGVASIIFTPLAWTVTFALLASLLVAAGVIPVMTTKFIPADMDLNKRSDKITIAFNNMLEKMTVKYEKIIGWSLANRMKIGALFVVVLISSILMIPMVGFEFLPPMDTGEITVNINTPVGSHIDDTEDTIDRYANKISEIDEVESTFSSIGGGGLMDEEVSNVGSIEVMLVDQNERDRDTFQVAEEIRKILPQAPGISTVVIDQDMVAGAAGMEEDIDIAVRGDDLDELEQLTEEISEIVEGVEGTSEVDTSFDELAPQLTVDLNRDRALTYGLTPYQLGGYMNTALDGELVSLYREDGEEYDMNIMMEHPEKWDLSTVSSFLVQTPSEEVVPLEEISELSFGEAPRDIERQDQMRSGSITGQISDRDLGSVMDDIQGEVGKLDLPSGYSIEYMGIYRDTVQAFDELKVALALAVVLVYMVMASQFGSLLYPFIIMFTLPLTMLGIVGSLLITGRTFSIIAFIGIIMLAGIVVNNGIVMVDYINLLYRDRDTPRQEAIMEAGKKRLRPILMTTLTTVIGMLPLALGIGEGAEAIAPMATVTIGGLLVSTLLTLVVVPVIYTLMDDVSERIKNKSQKPQVTAGEDTINY